The DNA window CATCGAGAAGATAGATGCTGGTTTagaccagatgcagtatgccaacactgcaagaagaagggccatgttgaaaAGGTTTGCAAGAACACAAACAAACCAAGGCAAAGTCAATTTCAGCAACCAAAGGCTGAAGCTCGAGTGGCTGAAGACAGTAGTGACCAAGAGGAGCAGGTCTTTGTTGTGTCCTGCTCAGCTGCTGAGAAGAAATGCTCAAAAGACTGGCTACTGGACAGTGgcctaaccacatgtcaccagatgcatcCTTGTTCAAAACCTTGGACAGAAGCTGCAAAACCAAGGTtaaggttggaaatggtcagtttataAAGGCTAAAGGAAAAGGAGATGTGCTAATATGCACTTCTACAGGCAACAAGGTCATCTCAAATGTGTTATTGGTGCCTGAGATTGACAaaaaccttctcagcatagctcaatTGCTCGAGAAAGGCTATTTAGTTATGTTCAAGGACACACAGTGCCAGATtgctgatccaagtggatcaagcctcATGACAGTTAAAATGACTGACAAATGCTTTAAGGTTCATTGGCCAAATGACTCAAAGTCAGCATACACAGCCTCTACAGATGATTCCAAGCTCTGGCATTAAAGgcttggacatgccaacttcTGGTTGATGGCTCGAATGGCCAGAGAGGGCTTGGTTAAGAATTTTATCAActcagtggagcatgatgatgtATGTGAAGTTTGACAGATGAGGAAATaggcaagactgccatttcctacaaaCTCAGCATGGAGAGCCACTGAAAGATTGCAGCTGGTGCACCCTGTTGTATGTGGACCTATGAGGACTGAATCACTTAGCAAAAATAGGTATTTCATcctcttcattgatgattttacaagGTTTTGCTAGATTTTCTTCTTGAAACACAAGTttgaggtagctcaagtgtttgtgaagtttaaaattgCTATTGAGACAGAAACAGGCtgcaagctgaaatcgataaggtTAGACAATGGCACTaagtacacttcagctcagttccaagccatTTGTAGTGATGCTGGTATCAAACACCAGCTAACAAATGTgtacacacctcagcagaatggggcaTCTGAAAGGATGAACAGAAGCCTGTTGGATATGGCCAGGTGtttgctatttgagaagaaactGGCCAAAaccatgtgggctgaggcagtaaacactaCTGTTTACCTTCAAAATAGGCTTCCAATCAAGGCCCTTGCTCACAAGACACCTTTTGAGGCATGGTTTGGTTTCAAACCTTCATTGGCACATCTAAAGGTGTTTGGTTGTCTGTGCtatgcacaaataccagcagTAAAGAGGGACAAGCTTTCAAAGAGAGCTCAGCCTGGCATTTTAGTAGGCTATAGCTTAGTCAAGAAGGGCTACAGGGTTTTGGATCCCTTGACAAGAAAAATTCAAGTAAGCAAAGATGTTATCTTTGATGAAAATGCATGCTGGAATTGGGAGAAGAATGAACCAGAAGCTATTTCAGAAGACTTGgtgcctaatcaagctgaactCGAGCAGCTTAgtcctgaaatggacattgatgatgtaCCTGTGAGAGGCACAAGGTCCCTagatgaaatttatgaaagagcaCAGGTTGCTATGGCAGAACCTAccagttttgaagaggctgaggcagatgaaggctggaaacaggctatggttgatgaaatcaacatgattcaGAAGAATCAGACATAGGAATTGGTTGATAAGCCTACTGGAAAGAAGACCATTGGAGtgaaatgggtctatcgagcaaAACAAAATGCTGATGGCAATCTAAACAAGCTGAAAGCTAGGCTTATTGTAAAAGGCTTCAGCCAAAGGTATGGCCTGGACTACCTAGAGACTTTTGCACCAGTAGCCAGGCTTGACACAGTCAGAATGATAGTTGCCTTGGCTGCTCAAAATTAGTGGACCATTCATTAGCTTGATGGGAAGTCTGTATTTCTCAATGGTTTCCTAGAAGAAGAGATCTACATCGAGCAACCTTAAGGATTTGTAGTCACTGGCAAAGAACACACGGTGTATAGGCTAaaaaaggccttgtatggcctgAAGTAGCCACCTCGAGTCTGGTATGCTCAAATTGACTCCTATATGATCAGTTTGGAATTCGAGAGAAGTGATAGTAAACCAACTTTGTATGTGAAGAAAAATCAAGCTGAAACTCAGCTTATCTTGTCACTTTATGTTGATAATCTATTAGTTATTAGAGGAGACAAGGGTATGTTGCATGACTTCAagagaaaaattatgaaaatgtttgagATGTCTGATCTAGGCAGAATGAATTACTTCCTAGGAATGGAAGTGAAACAGACTGCAAATGGAATCTTTCTCAGCCAGAGTTCCTTTGCTATGAAGGTCTTAAACAAATTCTCTATGAAGAACTGTAAACCAACAAGCACACCAATGGCAGTTGGTATGAAGCTATCAAGACAGAGCAGTGGTGAACCAGTTTGTGAGACAATGTACAAGAGTCTCATTGGTAGTCTGCTGTATTTGACTGCAACAAGGCCTGATATTATGTTTGGTGTTAGTATGCTATCTAGATTCATGAATTGCTGCAATGATCAGTACTTTCAAGCAGCTAAAAGAGTGCTGAGGTACATCAAAGGCACCATTGATCATGGTGTGTTGCTCAAAAGGGCTAAAAACATGAAGCTGACAAGCTAtgttgatagtgactgggctggatcATGTGATGACATGAGAAGCACATCTGGATATGCATTTAGCCTTGGCTcaggcatgttttgctggagttctaaGAAGTAGAGTCTGGTGGCACTGTCAAcagcagaagctgaatatgttgctgctgcatctgctgtgaatcaagccatatggcttagaaaaatcttGGCTGATTTAAACC is part of the Gossypium hirsutum isolate 1008001.06 chromosome D11, Gossypium_hirsutum_v2.1, whole genome shotgun sequence genome and encodes:
- the LOC107930889 gene encoding uncharacterized mitochondrial protein AtMg00810-like; this encodes MISLEFERSDSKPTLYVKKNQAETQLILSLYVDNLLVIRGDKGMLHDFKRKIMKMFEMSDLGRMNYFLGMEVKQTANGIFLSQSSFAMKVLNKFSMKNCKPTSTPMAVGMKLSRQSSGEPVCETMYKSLIGSLLYLTATRPDIMFGVSMLSRFMNCCNDQYFQAAKRVLRYIKGTIDHGVLLKRAKNMKLTSYVDSDWAGSCDDMRSTSGYAFSLGSGMFCWSSKK